One Limibacillus sp. DNA window includes the following coding sequences:
- a CDS encoding ferritin-like domain-containing protein, whose amino-acid sequence MGQWSLDDIDWGAFDAEKVDPELLKIAKAAAMVEYNGGDYARYLCNVFSDDPEFQEAARRWAEEEVQHGRALGKWAEMADPNFDFEASFKRFVQGYSIPVDSQESVRGSRSGELVARCIVEVGTSSYYSALGSACEEPVLREICKKISADELRHYKLFYGHLKRYLEHEEIGKARRVMIALSRMGETEDDELAYAYYAANAAGEPYDRKTANREYMRRAYSYYRPQHVERAAAMTFKAAGLDPQSRMVQFFSKAAYGFIQFRSKRLEQQARAAA is encoded by the coding sequence ATCGATTGGGGGGCGTTCGACGCTGAGAAAGTCGACCCCGAACTCCTGAAGATCGCCAAGGCCGCCGCCATGGTCGAATACAACGGCGGCGACTACGCGCGCTATCTCTGCAACGTTTTCTCGGACGATCCGGAATTCCAGGAAGCCGCGCGCCGCTGGGCCGAGGAAGAGGTGCAGCATGGCCGCGCCCTCGGCAAGTGGGCCGAGATGGCGGACCCGAACTTCGATTTCGAGGCGTCCTTCAAGCGTTTCGTGCAGGGCTATTCGATCCCCGTGGATTCCCAGGAGTCCGTGCGCGGGTCGCGGTCCGGCGAGTTGGTCGCCCGCTGCATCGTGGAGGTCGGCACCTCCTCCTACTACAGCGCGCTGGGCTCGGCCTGCGAGGAGCCCGTCCTGAGAGAGATATGCAAGAAGATCTCCGCTGACGAGCTGCGCCACTACAAGCTCTTCTATGGGCATCTGAAGCGCTATCTGGAGCATGAGGAGATCGGCAAGGCGCGCCGGGTCATGATCGCGCTTTCGCGCATGGGCGAGACCGAGGACGACGAGCTCGCCTACGCCTACTACGCCGCCAACGCCGCCGGGGAACCCTACGACCGCAAGACGGCCAACCGGGAGTACATGCGCCGGGCCTATTCCTACTACCGCCCGCAGCATGTCGAGCGCGCCGCCGCCATGACCTTCAAGGCCGCGGGCCTCGACCCGCAGAGCCGCATGGTGCAGTTCTTCTCGAAAGCCGCCTACGGCTTCATCCAGTTCCGCAGCAAGCGTCTGGAGCAGCAGGCCCGCGCGGCGGCGTAA